In Streptomyces nojiriensis, one genomic interval encodes:
- a CDS encoding barstar family protein yields the protein MSLDPQPLAPALEAAEAAGRTTVRLDLSGVRGKAELMRRCGDALRLPEWVGGNWDALADALRDLSWLPTPSGGGWLVAVTSWRGYADARPGEWETLGEVLEEAVGFWRERGREPGGAGPELVVVLAEAAAEAGHGPAAGAPPRTPRLKRRRG from the coding sequence ATGAGCCTGGACCCGCAGCCGCTCGCCCCGGCGCTCGAAGCCGCCGAAGCCGCGGGCCGGACGACCGTACGGCTGGACCTGAGCGGGGTACGGGGCAAGGCCGAGCTGATGCGGCGGTGCGGGGATGCCTTGCGGCTGCCGGAGTGGGTCGGCGGGAACTGGGACGCGCTGGCCGATGCGCTGCGGGACCTGTCGTGGTTGCCGACGCCGTCCGGCGGGGGGTGGCTGGTGGCGGTGACGTCGTGGCGCGGGTATGCGGATGCCCGGCCGGGCGAGTGGGAGACGCTGGGCGAGGTGCTGGAGGAAGCCGTTGGCTTCTGGCGGGAGCGGGGGCGGGAGCCTGGCGGCGCTGGGCCGGAGCTGGTGGTGGTGCTGGCCGAGGCCGCGGCCGAAGCCGGGCACGGGCCGGCTGCCGGGGCTCCGCCCCGGACCCCGCGCCTCAAGCGCCGGCGGGGCTGA
- a CDS encoding primosomal protein N', translating into MPCLSVDFGKNADVSSANESPPEQLALIREMVAEAKAKAPKAKPRTWRGAALAAELPVARILVNKGVLHLDQLWDYAVPEELSEAAQPGVRVRVRFGAGSHHVHGGRREGGGLIDGFIVERRAESDYDGALAALAHVVSPEVVLSPRMLALARAVADRYAGSLADVLQLALPARSARAEAKPSPEPLPPPPAPEPAGWARYGAGPGFLRALATGGTPRAVWTALPGPGWADELARAMAATLASGRGALAVLPDGRTAARVDAALTALLGEGRHALLTAESGPEKRYRQWLAVHRGSVRAVIGTRAAMFAPVRDLGLVAVWDDGDSSHSDDNAPFPHVREVLELRAVNDGCGFLAGSTSCTVEAAQLVESGWARPLIADRETVRACAPRIRTVGDELLARDEAARAARLPSLAWETVREGLKTGPVLVQVPRRGYVPRLACERCRTPARCTVCAGPLEAPDERDLRCGWCGRGEPSWHCEECGSFRLRAQVVGARRTAEELGRAFPAVAVRTSGRDHVLDEVPDRPALVVCTPGAEPVAAGAGYAAALLLDGWAMLTRPDLRAGEDALRRWIGAASLVRGDGQVVVVAEPTLRPVQALVRWDPVGHAVRELAERSQLGFPPVSRMAAVAGRGEAVEAFLAGAGLPPDAEILGPVPLPGRRGEPSPGERALVRVPPGSGAALAAALKSAQAARLAKGVPAAEAVRVRIDPPDIG; encoded by the coding sequence ATGCCGTGCCTGTCAGTGGACTTTGGTAAGAATGCTGATGTGAGCAGCGCGAATGAGTCCCCGCCGGAGCAGCTCGCCCTGATCCGGGAAATGGTCGCCGAGGCGAAGGCCAAGGCGCCCAAGGCGAAGCCGCGCACCTGGCGCGGCGCCGCCCTCGCCGCCGAGCTGCCCGTCGCCCGGATCCTCGTGAACAAGGGCGTGCTCCACCTCGACCAGCTCTGGGACTACGCCGTCCCCGAAGAGCTCTCCGAGGCCGCCCAGCCCGGCGTCCGCGTCCGCGTCCGGTTCGGCGCCGGCTCCCACCACGTGCACGGCGGCCGCCGCGAGGGCGGCGGCCTCATCGACGGCTTCATCGTCGAGCGCCGTGCCGAGTCCGACTACGACGGCGCACTGGCCGCCCTCGCCCACGTGGTCTCGCCCGAGGTGGTCCTCAGCCCCCGCATGCTCGCCCTCGCCCGGGCCGTCGCCGACCGGTACGCGGGCAGCCTCGCCGACGTGCTCCAGCTCGCCCTGCCCGCACGGAGCGCCCGCGCCGAGGCCAAGCCCTCACCGGAACCCCTGCCGCCGCCCCCCGCCCCCGAGCCCGCCGGCTGGGCGCGGTACGGCGCCGGGCCCGGCTTCCTGCGCGCCCTCGCCACCGGCGGCACCCCGCGCGCCGTGTGGACCGCACTGCCCGGCCCCGGCTGGGCCGACGAACTCGCCCGCGCCATGGCCGCCACCCTGGCCTCCGGGCGCGGCGCCCTCGCCGTGCTCCCCGACGGGCGGACCGCCGCCCGCGTCGACGCGGCCCTGACCGCCCTCCTCGGCGAAGGCAGGCACGCGCTGCTGACCGCCGAGTCGGGGCCCGAGAAGCGCTACCGCCAATGGCTGGCGGTGCACCGGGGCTCCGTGCGGGCCGTCATCGGCACCCGGGCCGCGATGTTCGCCCCCGTGCGGGACCTCGGACTGGTCGCCGTCTGGGACGACGGCGACTCCAGCCACAGCGACGACAACGCTCCCTTCCCGCACGTCCGGGAGGTACTCGAACTGCGCGCCGTCAACGACGGCTGCGGATTCCTCGCGGGCAGCACCAGCTGCACCGTCGAGGCCGCCCAGCTGGTCGAGTCCGGCTGGGCCAGGCCCCTGATCGCCGACCGCGAGACCGTACGGGCCTGCGCGCCCCGGATCCGGACCGTCGGGGACGAGCTGCTCGCCCGCGACGAGGCCGCCCGCGCCGCGCGCCTGCCGAGCCTGGCCTGGGAGACCGTACGGGAAGGGCTGAAGACCGGGCCCGTACTGGTACAGGTACCGCGGCGGGGCTACGTGCCCCGGCTGGCGTGCGAGCGCTGCCGCACCCCCGCCCGCTGCACGGTCTGCGCGGGACCTCTGGAGGCCCCCGACGAGCGGGACCTGAGGTGCGGATGGTGCGGACGGGGCGAGCCGTCCTGGCACTGCGAGGAATGCGGATCGTTCCGGCTGCGGGCCCAGGTGGTCGGCGCGCGGCGCACCGCCGAGGAACTGGGACGCGCCTTCCCGGCCGTGGCCGTACGGACCTCCGGGCGCGACCACGTCCTCGACGAGGTGCCGGACCGGCCCGCGCTGGTGGTGTGCACCCCGGGCGCCGAGCCGGTGGCGGCGGGCGCCGGGTACGCGGCCGCGCTGCTGCTCGACGGCTGGGCCATGCTCACCCGGCCCGATCTGCGGGCCGGCGAGGACGCGCTGCGGCGGTGGATCGGCGCCGCCTCCCTGGTCCGGGGCGACGGCCAGGTCGTGGTGGTCGCCGAACCCACGCTGCGGCCCGTCCAGGCGCTGGTCCGGTGGGACCCGGTGGGCCATGCCGTCCGCGAGCTCGCGGAGCGGTCGCAGCTCGGCTTCCCGCCGGTGTCCCGGATGGCTGCGGTGGCCGGCCGGGGGGAGGCCGTGGAGGCCTTTCTGGCCGGAGCCGGACTGCCGCCCGACGCGGAGATCCTGGGACCGGTGCCACTCCCCGGGCGGCGCGGGGAGCCGTCCCCGGGGGAGCGGGCGCTGGTCCGGGTCCCACCGGGCAGCGGAGCCGCCCTGGCGGCTGCCCTGAAGTCGGCGCAGGCGGCCCGGCTGGCGAAGGGGGTTCCGGCGGCGGAGGCCGTCCGGGTCCGGATCGACCCGCCCGACATCGGCTGA
- a CDS encoding sugar-binding transcriptional regulator produces MSAGRSALRMGPAELVQAAAMARRFYLEGKSKIQIAEEFGVSRFKVARVLETALERDLVRIEIRVPAELDAERSDALRARYGLRHAVVVESPADTTEDAPDPENLGAVAADLLGELVNEGDVLGLAWGRSTIHMAASLHRLPQCTVVQLTGVYDAGTAERGSVEAVRRAAQVSGGDAHPIYAPMLLPDPATAAALRSQTGIARAFEYFDKVTVAAVSIGSWEPGISTVHDMLTDEEREHYASLGVAAEMSAHLFDAEGRRVGRDLGERCITVEADRLRRIPEVVAIAGGLRKASAIGAVLRSGLVTSLVTDTAVADYLLTESAPGLRPALDRADPDD; encoded by the coding sequence ATGTCGGCGGGACGGTCAGCCCTGCGGATGGGACCCGCGGAGCTGGTGCAGGCGGCGGCCATGGCCCGCCGCTTCTACCTGGAGGGCAAGTCCAAGATCCAGATTGCCGAGGAGTTCGGCGTGAGCCGCTTCAAGGTGGCCCGGGTCCTGGAGACCGCCCTCGAACGTGACCTCGTACGGATCGAGATCCGGGTACCGGCCGAGCTCGATGCCGAGCGGTCGGACGCGCTCCGGGCCCGGTACGGGCTCCGGCACGCCGTCGTCGTGGAGTCGCCCGCCGACACCACCGAGGATGCTCCCGACCCGGAGAACCTGGGCGCGGTCGCGGCCGACCTGCTGGGCGAGCTGGTCAACGAAGGCGACGTACTCGGCCTCGCGTGGGGGCGGTCGACCATCCACATGGCCGCCTCCCTGCACAGGCTGCCGCAGTGCACCGTGGTGCAGCTGACCGGCGTGTACGACGCGGGGACGGCCGAGCGCGGTTCGGTCGAGGCCGTACGCCGGGCCGCCCAGGTCTCCGGCGGTGACGCGCACCCGATCTACGCGCCGATGCTGCTGCCCGATCCGGCGACCGCGGCCGCGCTGCGCAGCCAGACGGGGATCGCGCGCGCCTTCGAGTACTTCGACAAGGTGACGGTCGCGGCCGTGTCGATCGGCTCGTGGGAGCCGGGCATCTCGACCGTGCACGACATGCTGACCGACGAGGAGCGGGAGCACTACGCCTCGCTGGGCGTGGCGGCGGAGATGTCCGCGCACCTGTTCGACGCCGAGGGGCGTCGCGTCGGCCGGGACCTCGGCGAGCGGTGCATCACCGTCGAGGCGGACCGGCTGCGGCGGATCCCCGAGGTCGTGGCGATCGCGGGCGGGCTGCGCAAGGCCTCCGCGATCGGGGCCGTGCTGAGGTCGGGGCTGGTGACCAGTCTCGTCACGGACACGGCGGTCGCCGACTACCTCCTCACCGAGTCGGCCCCCGGGCTGCGTCCGGCGTTGGACCGGGCCGACCCGGACGACTGA
- the metK gene encoding methionine adenosyltransferase, translating into MSRRLFTSESVTEGHPDKIADQISDTILDALLTEDPTSRVAVETLITTGLVHIAGEVTTKAYAPIAQLVRDKILEIGYDSSKKGFDGASCGVSVSIGAQSPDIAQGVDTAYEKRVEGDEDELDKQGAGDQGLMFGYACDETPELMPLPIHIAHRLSRRLSEVRKNGTIPYLRPDGKTQVTIEYDGDKAVRLDTVVVSSQHASDIDLDSLLAPDIREFVVEHVLAQLVEDGIKLDTEGYRLLVNPTGRFEIGGPMGDAGLTGRKIIIDTYGGMARHGGGAFSGKDPSKVDRSAAYAMRWVAKNVVAAGLAARCEVQVAYAIGKAEPVGLFVETFGTAKVEVQKIEDAIGEVFDLRPAAIIRDLDLLRPIYAQTAAYGHFGRELPDFTWERTDRVDALRTAAGL; encoded by the coding sequence GTGTCCCGTCGTCTGTTCACCTCGGAGTCCGTCACCGAGGGCCACCCCGACAAGATCGCTGACCAGATCAGCGACACGATCCTCGACGCGCTCCTCACCGAGGACCCCACTTCGCGCGTCGCCGTGGAGACGTTGATCACCACGGGTCTCGTGCACATCGCGGGAGAGGTGACGACGAAGGCCTACGCGCCGATCGCGCAGCTCGTCCGGGACAAGATCCTCGAGATCGGCTACGACTCCTCCAAGAAGGGCTTCGACGGCGCCTCCTGCGGCGTGTCGGTGTCCATCGGCGCCCAGTCCCCGGACATCGCGCAGGGCGTCGACACCGCCTACGAGAAGCGCGTCGAGGGCGACGAGGACGAGCTGGACAAGCAGGGCGCGGGCGACCAGGGCCTGATGTTCGGCTACGCCTGCGACGAGACCCCCGAGCTCATGCCGCTGCCGATCCACATCGCGCACCGGCTGTCCCGCCGGCTGTCCGAGGTCCGCAAGAACGGGACCATCCCGTACCTGCGCCCCGACGGCAAGACCCAGGTCACCATCGAGTACGACGGTGACAAGGCCGTGCGCCTGGACACCGTCGTGGTCTCCTCGCAGCACGCCTCGGACATCGACCTCGACTCGCTGCTCGCTCCCGACATCCGCGAGTTCGTCGTCGAGCACGTCCTGGCCCAGCTCGTCGAGGACGGCATCAAGCTCGACACCGAGGGCTACCGCCTCCTGGTGAACCCCACCGGCCGCTTCGAGATCGGCGGCCCGATGGGCGACGCCGGCCTCACCGGCCGCAAGATCATCATCGACACCTACGGCGGCATGGCCCGCCACGGTGGCGGCGCCTTCTCCGGCAAGGACCCGTCGAAGGTCGACCGCTCCGCCGCCTACGCCATGCGCTGGGTCGCCAAGAACGTGGTCGCCGCCGGTCTCGCCGCGCGCTGCGAGGTGCAGGTCGCGTACGCCATCGGCAAGGCCGAGCCCGTCGGTCTCTTCGTCGAGACCTTCGGCACCGCCAAGGTGGAGGTCCAGAAGATCGAGGACGCGATCGGCGAGGTCTTCGACCTGCGCCCGGCCGCGATCATCCGCGACCTGGACCTGCTGCGCCCGATCTACGCCCAGACCGCCGCCTACGGCCACTTCGGCCGTGAGCTGCCGGACTTCACCTGGGAGCGCACCGACCGCGTGGACGCGCTGCGCACGGCCGCCGGCCTGTAA
- a CDS encoding group II truncated hemoglobin, whose translation MSTTPTIYEWMGGAEAMNRLTDAFYTHALQDEILAPVFAGMDSEHPQHVAVWLSEVFGGPADYTAHHGGHQHMATKHLGRAITERQRRRWVDLLMDTADEVGLPTDPEFRGVFAYYIEWGTRMALIYSGPNPPPVDAAKIPVWSWGQTPPWIPNNPQD comes from the coding sequence ATGAGCACCACACCCACCATCTACGAGTGGATGGGCGGAGCGGAGGCGATGAACCGCCTCACGGACGCCTTCTACACCCACGCACTGCAGGACGAGATCCTGGCCCCGGTCTTCGCCGGCATGGACTCGGAACACCCGCAGCACGTCGCGGTCTGGCTGTCGGAGGTCTTCGGCGGCCCCGCGGACTACACCGCCCACCACGGCGGCCACCAGCACATGGCCACCAAGCACCTCGGGCGGGCGATCACCGAGCGGCAGCGCCGCCGCTGGGTGGACCTGCTGATGGACACGGCCGACGAGGTCGGCCTCCCGACGGACCCGGAATTCCGGGGGGTGTTCGCCTACTACATCGAGTGGGGCACCCGCATGGCCCTGATCTACTCGGGCCCCAACCCGCCCCCGGTCGACGCGGCCAAGATCCCGGTCTGGTCCTGGGGCCAAACCCCACCCTGGATCCCGAACAACCCGCAGGACTGA
- a CDS encoding ribonuclease domain-containing protein, which produces MIFRNVPRSLLRLLGALFLCAALVGAVGCGGQKPAPAAAASASASAVPGWAKGMATVRADGLPQQARDVLALIDKGGPYPYRQDGTVFGNFEKALPEQKRGYYHEYTVRTPGERDRGARRIVTGEGGEFFYTDDHYDTFKAVLR; this is translated from the coding sequence ATGATCTTTCGGAACGTGCCCCGATCGTTGCTGCGTTTGCTGGGGGCCCTGTTCCTCTGTGCCGCGCTGGTCGGTGCGGTGGGTTGTGGTGGGCAGAAACCCGCACCTGCCGCCGCCGCCAGTGCGAGTGCCTCGGCGGTCCCCGGGTGGGCGAAGGGGATGGCCACCGTACGGGCCGACGGGCTGCCGCAGCAGGCCCGTGACGTGCTCGCGCTCATCGACAAGGGCGGGCCGTACCCCTACCGGCAGGACGGCACGGTCTTCGGGAACTTCGAGAAGGCCCTGCCCGAGCAGAAACGTGGTTACTACCACGAGTACACCGTGCGGACGCCGGGAGAGCGTGATCGCGGAGCCCGGCGGATCGTGACGGGTGAGGGTGGGGAGTTCTTCTACACGGACGACCACTACGACACCTTCAAGGCGGTTCTCCGATGA
- a CDS encoding CarD family transcriptional regulator, with product MTKSAVPRRHLPSSPFKAPVEQPIRQFSVGDRVTHDEHGLGRVVGIEEGIAVLVDFGSVQKRILSPYTKMAAL from the coding sequence ATGACAAAGTCAGCAGTACCTCGCCGCCATTTGCCGTCCAGCCCGTTCAAGGCCCCCGTGGAGCAGCCCATCCGGCAGTTCAGCGTCGGCGACCGGGTTACCCACGATGAGCACGGCCTCGGCCGTGTCGTCGGAATCGAGGAGGGGATCGCTGTTCTCGTCGACTTCGGTTCGGTTCAGAAGCGAATCCTGAGTCCCTACACCAAGATGGCCGCACTCTGA
- the fmt gene encoding methionyl-tRNA formyltransferase yields the protein MKLVFAGTPEVAVPALDALIASGRHEVAAVITRPDAPAGRGRRLVASPVAERAEEAGIEVLKPARPRDPDFQARLREIDPDCCPVVAYGALIPKSALDIPRHGWVNLHFSLLPAWRGAAPVQQSIIAGDQVTGASTFRIEEGLDTGPVYGILTEEIRPTDTSGDLLTRLAFAGSGLLAATMDGIEDGTLRAVEQPHDGISHAPKITVEDARIDWTAPAMRADRVVRGCTPAPGAWTVFRGERLKLISLGLVPDRTELEPGELAPAKNNVYAGTGSHAVELLWVQPQGKKPMRAADWARGVRIAPGERLGGADVG from the coding sequence GTGAAGCTCGTCTTCGCAGGCACCCCCGAGGTCGCCGTACCCGCCCTGGACGCCCTGATCGCCTCCGGGCGGCACGAGGTCGCCGCCGTCATCACCCGGCCCGACGCACCGGCCGGCCGCGGCCGCCGCCTCGTCGCCAGCCCGGTCGCCGAACGCGCGGAGGAAGCGGGCATCGAGGTGCTCAAGCCCGCCCGCCCCCGCGACCCCGACTTCCAGGCCCGGCTGCGCGAGATCGACCCGGACTGCTGCCCGGTCGTCGCCTACGGCGCCCTGATCCCCAAGAGCGCCCTCGACATCCCCCGGCACGGCTGGGTCAACCTGCACTTCTCACTGCTGCCCGCATGGCGCGGAGCCGCGCCCGTCCAGCAGTCGATCATCGCGGGGGACCAGGTCACCGGCGCCTCCACCTTCCGCATCGAGGAGGGCCTGGACACCGGCCCGGTCTACGGCATCCTCACCGAGGAGATCCGGCCCACCGACACCAGCGGCGACCTGCTCACCCGGCTCGCCTTCGCCGGGTCCGGACTGCTGGCCGCCACCATGGACGGCATCGAGGACGGCACCCTGCGCGCCGTCGAGCAGCCCCACGACGGGATCTCCCACGCGCCCAAGATCACCGTGGAGGACGCCCGGATCGACTGGACCGCTCCCGCGATGCGCGCCGACCGCGTCGTCCGCGGCTGCACGCCGGCCCCGGGCGCGTGGACCGTCTTCCGCGGGGAACGCCTCAAGCTGATCTCGCTGGGCCTGGTCCCCGACCGCACGGAGCTGGAACCGGGCGAGCTGGCCCCCGCCAAGAACAACGTGTACGCCGGCACCGGCTCGCACGCCGTGGAGCTGCTGTGGGTGCAGCCGCAGGGCAAGAAGCCGATGCGGGCCGCCGACTGGGCGCGCGGGGTGCGGATCGCTCCCGGCGAGCGGCTCGGCGGAGCCGACGTAGGCTGA
- a CDS encoding putative quinol monooxygenase has translation MTTTVEYIRYRIALDDQSAFEDAYARAAESLAASPECIDYELARCEEEKERYILRIRWTSIEDHLGGFRKGEHFPAFFNAIRPYVTAIEEMQHYLVTGVVGTGKAAG, from the coding sequence ATGACCACCACCGTCGAATACATCCGCTACCGGATCGCATTGGACGACCAGTCGGCCTTCGAGGACGCGTACGCCCGGGCCGCCGAGTCCCTGGCCGCGTCCCCCGAGTGCATCGACTACGAGCTGGCCCGCTGCGAGGAGGAGAAGGAGCGCTACATCCTCCGGATCCGCTGGACCTCGATCGAGGACCACCTGGGCGGGTTCCGCAAGGGCGAGCACTTCCCGGCCTTCTTCAACGCGATCCGTCCGTACGTGACGGCCATCGAGGAGATGCAGCACTACCTCGTGACGGGCGTCGTGGGCACGGGAAAGGCCGCCGGATAA
- the rpe gene encoding ribulose-phosphate 3-epimerase translates to MAAQIYPSILSADFARLAEEAKAVEGADWLHVDVMDNHFVPNLTLGMPIVESLSRATDIPLDLHLMIEDPDRWAPQYVEAGAGSVTFHAEAAAAPVRLAREIRAKGARASMALKPATPIEQYEDILPELDMLLIMTVEPGFGGQPFLDIMLPKIRRTRELIAKHGLELWLQVDGGVSASTIERCAEAGADVFVAGSAVYGAVDPATAVRTLRDQAGAAIAAAPWACDH, encoded by the coding sequence ATGGCCGCTCAGATTTATCCCAGCATCCTGTCCGCCGACTTCGCCAGACTCGCCGAGGAGGCGAAGGCCGTCGAGGGGGCCGACTGGCTGCATGTCGACGTCATGGACAACCATTTCGTCCCGAACCTGACCCTCGGTATGCCGATCGTGGAATCCCTGAGCAGGGCCACGGACATCCCGCTGGACCTTCACCTGATGATCGAGGACCCGGACCGCTGGGCCCCCCAGTACGTGGAGGCCGGCGCGGGTTCGGTCACCTTCCACGCCGAGGCCGCCGCCGCGCCCGTGCGGCTCGCGCGGGAGATCCGGGCCAAGGGGGCGCGCGCCTCGATGGCCCTCAAGCCCGCGACGCCGATCGAACAGTACGAGGACATCCTCCCCGAGCTCGACATGCTGCTGATCATGACGGTCGAGCCCGGCTTCGGCGGCCAGCCCTTTCTGGACATCATGCTCCCGAAGATCCGCCGTACCCGGGAGCTGATCGCCAAGCACGGTCTGGAGCTGTGGCTCCAGGTGGACGGCGGGGTCTCCGCCTCGACCATCGAACGCTGTGCCGAGGCCGGCGCGGACGTGTTCGTGGCGGGCAGCGCGGTCTACGGAGCGGTCGATCCGGCCACCGCCGTGCGCACGCTGCGTGACCAGGCGGGTGCGGCCATCGCAGCCGCGCCGTGGGCTTGCGACCACTGA
- a CDS encoding RsmB/NOP family class I SAM-dependent RNA methyltransferase — MSEQPRQPRRKPAPAGAGGKQAKPYRRPQKDPVRMLAFEVLRAVDERDAYANLVLPPLLRKARQDENFQARDAALATELVYGTLRRQGTYDAVIKACIDRPLREVDPPVLDVLSLGAHQLLGTRIPTHAAVSASVELARVVLGDGRAKFVNAVLRKIAAHDLDAWLERVAPPYEDDAEEHLAVYHSHPRWVVSALWDSLGGGRAGIEDLLEADNERPEVTLVARPGRSTPEELLEAVGEDSALPGRWSPYAVRMAEGGEPGALEAVREGRAGVQDEGSQLVAMALAAAPVEGRDERWLDGCAGPGGKAALLAALAAQRGAFLLASEKQPHRARLVERSLAGNPGPYQVIAADGTRPAWLPGSFDRVLMDVPCSGLGALRRRPEARWRRRPEDLEAFAPLQRGLLREALSAVRVGGIVGYATCSPHLAETRVVVDDVLKGRGAGQSPVSAELIDARPFMSGVPALGDGPDVQLWPHLHGTDAMYLALLRRTA; from the coding sequence GTGAGCGAACAGCCCCGTCAGCCCCGACGCAAGCCTGCCCCCGCAGGCGCGGGCGGCAAGCAGGCCAAGCCCTACCGCCGGCCCCAGAAGGACCCCGTCCGGATGCTGGCCTTCGAGGTGCTGCGGGCGGTGGACGAGCGCGACGCCTACGCCAACCTCGTGCTGCCGCCCCTGCTCAGGAAGGCCCGCCAGGACGAGAACTTCCAGGCGCGCGACGCGGCGCTGGCCACCGAGCTGGTCTACGGGACACTGCGCCGCCAGGGCACCTACGACGCCGTCATCAAGGCCTGCATCGACCGCCCGCTGCGGGAGGTCGACCCGCCGGTGCTGGACGTGCTCTCGCTCGGCGCCCACCAGCTCCTCGGCACCCGCATCCCCACGCACGCGGCGGTCTCGGCGAGCGTGGAACTGGCCCGGGTGGTGCTCGGGGACGGGCGCGCCAAGTTCGTGAACGCCGTCCTGCGGAAGATCGCCGCGCACGACCTGGACGCCTGGCTGGAGCGCGTAGCCCCGCCCTACGAGGACGACGCCGAGGAACACCTCGCGGTGTACCACTCGCACCCCAGGTGGGTCGTCAGCGCCCTGTGGGACTCGCTGGGCGGCGGACGCGCGGGCATCGAGGACCTGCTGGAGGCCGACAACGAACGGCCCGAGGTGACCCTGGTGGCCCGCCCGGGCCGGTCCACGCCGGAGGAACTGCTGGAGGCGGTCGGCGAGGACTCGGCACTGCCGGGCCGCTGGTCGCCGTACGCCGTCCGGATGGCCGAGGGCGGCGAGCCGGGCGCGCTGGAGGCGGTCCGCGAGGGCCGCGCGGGCGTGCAGGACGAGGGCAGCCAGCTGGTGGCCATGGCCCTGGCGGCCGCACCGGTCGAGGGCCGCGACGAGCGGTGGCTCGACGGATGCGCCGGCCCGGGCGGCAAGGCGGCGCTGCTCGCGGCGCTCGCGGCGCAGCGCGGAGCGTTCCTGCTGGCCTCGGAGAAGCAGCCGCACCGGGCCCGGCTCGTGGAGCGCTCGCTCGCGGGCAACCCGGGCCCGTACCAGGTCATCGCCGCCGACGGCACCCGCCCGGCATGGCTGCCGGGCTCCTTCGACCGCGTCCTGATGGACGTCCCGTGCTCGGGCCTCGGCGCGCTGCGCCGCCGCCCGGAGGCCCGCTGGCGCCGCCGCCCGGAGGACCTGGAAGCCTTCGCGCCGCTCCAGCGCGGGCTGCTGCGCGAGGCGCTGTCGGCCGTGCGGGTGGGCGGCATCGTCGGCTACGCGACCTGCTCGCCGCACCTGGCGGAGACCCGGGTCGTCGTGGACGACGTCCTGAAGGGCCGCGGCGCGGGCCAGTCCCCGGTATCCGCGGAACTGATCGACGCGAGGCCCTTCATGTCGGGCGTCCCGGCCCTGGGCGACGGCCCGGACGTCCAGCTCTGGCCCCACCTGCACGGCACGGACGCGATGTACCTGGCGCTGCTGAGGCGCACGGCGTAG